The Nitrosopumilus sp. DNA window AAAAAGAAGAAATGCGTCAAATGTGCATAAAGGCATTCAATTCTTTAGGACTAAACGATTACACTAGGGTTGACTTTAGAATGGACAAAGATGAACATCTTTACATTCTTGAATTAAACTCCATGGCAAGTTTGGGTGCTGGTGGTTCTTTGTTTTATGCAGCACAAACTGCAGGATACACCTACGAATCTTTGATTAATAAAATCCTGGACGTGGCTGCAATTAGATACTTTGGTTCTTCAATACAGCAACCTGAACAAGATGTTAATTTGACTCAACCATTGCGTGTTGTTACTAGATCTTATCTTAGAGGACACTTGCAAAACCTAAAGGAAACATTAAGAGATTTTGTGAATCTTAATACCCATGTGTATAACTTAGAACATGTAAATCAGCTTGGAATTATACTTTCTAAACGATTAAAATATCTTGGATTTGATGAACAGGTTCATCGAGAAATTGATGTGGGTGATTTTCATTATTTTAAAAATCATACAGAATCACAAAATGATGTATTGATAGTTTCTCACCTTGATACACATTATGGCCCAGATGATTTGATAACTTATCATGAAGTTGATGATCAAATTTTAGGTTCAGGTATAGCTGAAAGTAAAGGGGGATTAGTAGTTATGTTAGGTGCATTACATGCACTACGATTTGCAAAAAAACTTAAAAAAATTAAATGCGCCGTACTGTTGACAACGGATGATAGTTTAGGAGGCCGCTATAGTAGGAGATTAGTTAATGAATATTCAAAAAAATCAAAGTATATTATTGGATTAAAATCTGGAAGTAAAGATGGTGGAATTATTACAACTTGTTATGGCAGAAGTGACTATCAAATTCGATTTACTACAACCAATAGTCAATCTGATTTAGACTCTGATATCCATGGAATAATCCCAGTTTTGGCAAAGAAACTACATGTACTTGATAGGCTTTCAAAAAATGAAGAAAATTTTAGATTGAGAACCACTTCTGTTATAGCAAAAGGTTCTCATGGTAACACTCCAAACTATGCTACATTATCTTTGACATGTAGCTATCAAACAGAAGATCTTGGTCAAACTCTTGATTCAAAAATTCAAACTATTATGAAAAAAAGAGAAGAAGATTCAAAAAAACTAGATGTTGCAATAAATAAAATTCAATCAAGACCTCCTGTATTAGAAGAGTCATCTGATACTGAATTCTATAACATGGTAGAAGATCTTGCCAAAAAACACGATATGAAAATCAAAAAACATTGTCAAATTGTATCATCAGATATTAGTAACGTTCCAACCAACCTTCCAGCTTTGGATGGGTTTGGACCATTAGGACACCGCTATCGTTCTACTAAAGAGTATATTCTTCATGATAGTATTTTAGATCGGGCTGCATTATTGGCATCAGTTCTGTATAAATGCTCTGAGAAATAATTTTGATTTTTAATGCAACATAGATGTCACAAATTAAAAAAATTCTTACTGGGAGGTGAAATCAACATATTGAAATTAATTCAAGATAAATTCAAAAATGATTCTAATATCAATATTGGTCTGGTAAATCTAGATATCTATTTTCTTTATACTCCTATACTACCACAAGTTTCTTCAGGATTGATACATCCTAACTACATCACAATCCCAACATGTAAGATATGCAAACAAGAAGAATATCACTATGCAGTGATATTCTACTCAATCAACAAAAACTGGAGTGATTTTATTTGGATCTAGAAAGAATTGAATCATCGTTTACTGTAACTAATG harbors:
- a CDS encoding M20/M25/M40 family metallo-hydrolase gives rise to the protein MKVALIYNENKIDPNDVINIFGMTTKEHYSKKAVEKVAQSLEKGGHTVKIVEGDIHLADELKEFMPKVVAGESPGMVFNMAYGIQGQNRYTHVPAMMEMLGIPYIGSGPAGHAIVQDKVMTKIVLQKNKIPTPGFWVFRTPEDIHDDLIFPVIVKPKLESTSMGMEVVNNWDDLRNAVRVQIEKFQQEILVEQFISGREFAVGLLGNNPNIEVLPIVEINLGDPDQIQTIDDKKKKGGVDKTCPAKLSKEKKEEMRQMCIKAFNSLGLNDYTRVDFRMDKDEHLYILELNSMASLGAGGSLFYAAQTAGYTYESLINKILDVAAIRYFGSSIQQPEQDVNLTQPLRVVTRSYLRGHLQNLKETLRDFVNLNTHVYNLEHVNQLGIILSKRLKYLGFDEQVHREIDVGDFHYFKNHTESQNDVLIVSHLDTHYGPDDLITYHEVDDQILGSGIAESKGGLVVMLGALHALRFAKKLKKIKCAVLLTTDDSLGGRYSRRLVNEYSKKSKYIIGLKSGSKDGGIITTCYGRSDYQIRFTTTNSQSDLDSDIHGIIPVLAKKLHVLDRLSKNEENFRLRTTSVIAKGSHGNTPNYATLSLTCSYQTEDLGQTLDSKIQTIMKKREEDSKKLDVAINKIQSRPPVLEESSDTEFYNMVEDLAKKHDMKIKKHCQIVSSDISNVPTNLPALDGFGPLGHRYRSTKEYILHDSILDRAALLASVLYKCSEK